In the genome of Bacillus thuringiensis, the window GCTCGGTATTAATATAAAAGTTTCCTATCAATGTGATCGAAAAAAAGACATCCTTCACTCAATTGGTATTCATCTCATTTCTGGAACAATGATGGCAAACTTTCATGAAACATTAACTAACATTAAACTTACACCAAAAATACCTGATTTTTGTTTTACGCTCTCGCCTATCATTAAACCGCAAAGTGGTTTACAACGTATAGAGGACGCTTTAAAAAATATAATTGCAGAAGATGACCATACGTGGGCAAAAGAAGCAAGAGTGCGTTGGAATCATGATCTAGACCTTTTAAACCGTTTTTATGAAGAAAGTGACGAACTTCCTGAGAGCTATGAAATTGAAAAACAAGCTCTGCAAGAACAGTATGAACCACGTATTACAGTGCAAATTATTAACGGTGGCCTTTTTTATGTTACCGCGAATCATTTTCTATCTTGAAGAAGCTCCTTCTGCTTTAGAAGGAGCCTCTTTTGAGCTATTTTCTATCCTACTCGCTATCGCCACTACGCTCTTGCTGTTTTTTCTGTGCCATACGTTTCTGGTGTGCACGATCCTTTGCACTCACATGATTTGCATCAGTTGGAAGATTTTCTTTCGAACGTCCAATTCCATTGCTCATCTTTCCCACTCCTTTTTGCGTTTTTCAAAATACATGTTTATTTTCAGCTAGAGTTACAATCCTTATACAAAAAAATAAGAGCAGCCATTGGCTACTCTTACTCGCTCACATATTTTTGAAACATATCATGGATGCCTTTATTTACTAGGTTCGAGATCTGCTCGTCAGATTTATTCGGATAACGATCACGCAATCTGATAGATGCCTTCACCATTAAATTTTCTAATACAGAACGGCCACCTTCTCCATAAATAATTTCAGCATATTTAACAAGCCTTCCATCCTCTACTGTTGCTGGATTATGATTGAAGAAAAATTTACTCATTGTCTCCACCTCTCTCTTTTGATAACGTTTACATTTATATAGATTATTTATGTTATTTATTTCACAATATTGTATGCATGTATATTTAATTAGTTTCATTATAAAGCAACATATCGATAGTAAATATGTGATTTTCCGTCCATTTTGTGAACAAACTAAAAATGAAAGCGTTTCCTTTATTATATACTAAAAAAACTTACTACGCTAGGGGCAATTTTTTTCAATCTACTAATCCCTCAAAAATTGATATATTTTTTCTTTTCCCATTAAACCTTATACAATTTTCAGAAATTATATTATAAAATATATATATGACTTAAGGAGGCTTTGTATGAATCAAAATAAAAAAGCTATATTAGATCTTGTCTTTTATCTCGTAATCCCATTCCTTATTTGGAAATTTGCAAAACCTTATATCGATCCTTATTACGCGATGTTACTTTCCTCTGTTCCGGGGATTATTTATACACTGTATACCTTTAAAAAAGAAAAACAGTTTAACGTGACAGGGTTCTTTATTTTAATTACACTCATTTCTAATACAACGGTAGATCTATTATCTGGGTCAGCTGAACGAATGTTATGGAACGATGCATATTATCACATCGTACTCGGTATTATCGTCATATGTACAATTTTTATAAAAAAACCACTTATGTTATATTTCGCAGCAGATATTGCCGCACTTCAAGGCCATGACCGCGATAAAAGTCGTGAGCTTTATCGTGATAGTCGTATATATCCAGCACTGCAATATTTAACGTTATTTTTCGGGCTACAATTTATATTAAAAAGCTTTTTAAAAATTTATTTCATCTCTGTTTTTGGTGTAGATGGCTACGGTGAAATGAGAGCGATTATGACCGCTGTCGGCTGGGGCATTTCTATTTGTATCGGAATAGGGTTCGTATGGGTGAACAATAAAATACATGCCGTTACGGAAGAACAAGAATCCGTGCAGTAAATAAAAATCCCCTAGTGTATTACGACACTAGGGGATTCTTGGTTTGCTAGACATATGACTAAAATTTAACTTGATTTTTTTCTTTTACTTTTTACATTTCGGTAAAACAAAGCAGCACTCAGCGGCATAACACCAAACCACTTATTCATAAATGGCTCTTTTTCAGCACGGCGTTGTTCTTTCTTTTGTTTTCGATCTTCTTTTGGAGCATCCATATACGACACAAACTGCTGCGTCACAAAGCGAACATAAT includes:
- a CDS encoding YqhG family protein, with translation MQQHEIHNYLYNFFEANNCEILERSPHLLDVQLTIEMDKLLMNRPFYWHYLEKTGGVPNPMRLTLITNPENEENDGELIHYGSPRLHQIFQTTKELGSYIRLYEDVRHNGATHTPLHPWLGINIKVSYQCDRKKDILHSIGIHLISGTMMANFHETLTNIKLTPKIPDFCFTLSPIIKPQSGLQRIEDALKNIIAEDDHTWAKEARVRWNHDLDLLNRFYEESDELPESYEIEKQALQEQYEPRITVQIINGGLFYVTANHFLS
- a CDS encoding VC0807 family protein, whose product is MNQNKKAILDLVFYLVIPFLIWKFAKPYIDPYYAMLLSSVPGIIYTLYTFKKEKQFNVTGFFILITLISNTTVDLLSGSAERMLWNDAYYHIVLGIIVICTIFIKKPLMLYFAADIAALQGHDRDKSRELYRDSRIYPALQYLTLFFGLQFILKSFLKIYFISVFGVDGYGEMRAIMTAVGWGISICIGIGFVWVNNKIHAVTEEQESVQ
- a CDS encoding YqzE family protein; the protein is MSTNDYVRFVTQQFVSYMDAPKEDRKQKKEQRRAEKEPFMNKWFGVMPLSAALFYRNVKSKRKKSS